In Erpetoichthys calabaricus chromosome 6, fErpCal1.3, whole genome shotgun sequence, one genomic interval encodes:
- the LOC127528374 gene encoding PWWP domain-containing DNA repair factor 3A-like isoform X1: MTYIEDEELIDCLYNFLDEVLSRAVGTFDRIDRVRIILDVLMPEALIKAIQTDERISLPEAENLFMDGPVYMRGKSLTYLFCNSWKHKESTTEAFKLGITSQPYSNKCVSFFTSLLPFLFRCVKMTVHNRVVYI; encoded by the exons ATGACTTATATAGAAGATGAGGAGCTGATAGATTGCCTTTACAACTTCTTGGATGAAGTGCTGTCAAGAGCTGTAGGCACTTTTGACAGGATTGACAGAGTCCGcatcattctggatgtgctgatgCCAGAG GCTCTTATTAAAGCTATACAAACAGATGAGAGGATTTCTCTGCCAGAGGCAGAAAATCTGTTCATGGATGGACCAGTATACA tgagaGGGAAGAGTTTGACATACTTGTTTTGCAACAGTTGGAAGCACAAGGAAAGCACCACTGAGGCATTTAAACTCGGGATTACATCTCAACCCTACTCAAATAAATGTGTCtctttctttacttctcttttgCCTTTCTTATTTCGGTgtgttaaaatgactgtgcataatagagttgtatatatttaa
- the LOC127528374 gene encoding PWWP domain-containing DNA repair factor 3A-like isoform X2, protein MTYIEDEELIDCLYNFLDEVLSRAVGTFDRIDRVRIILDVLMPEALIKAIQTDERISLPEAENLFMDGPVYSKCEREEFDILVLQQLEAQGKHH, encoded by the exons ATGACTTATATAGAAGATGAGGAGCTGATAGATTGCCTTTACAACTTCTTGGATGAAGTGCTGTCAAGAGCTGTAGGCACTTTTGACAGGATTGACAGAGTCCGcatcattctggatgtgctgatgCCAGAG GCTCTTATTAAAGCTATACAAACAGATGAGAGGATTTCTCTGCCAGAGGCAGAAAATCTGTTCATGGATGGACCAGTATACAGTAAGTG tgagaGGGAAGAGTTTGACATACTTGTTTTGCAACAGTTGGAAGCACAAGGAAAGCACCACTGA